The following are encoded in a window of Heterodontus francisci isolate sHetFra1 unplaced genomic scaffold, sHetFra1.hap1 HAP1_SCAFFOLD_70_2, whole genome shotgun sequence genomic DNA:
- the LOC137362322 gene encoding probable G-protein coupled receptor 139, with product MSLSFLIKLKILWALNDVERIYFPILAAVGVPINVVTIVILSRGKCGLSKSVTYYLVSMAVADLLVVILDLILRQIPIVYREQFAFLYYVRVCDIHAVLLYAATDCSVWFTVTFSFDRFVAICCQKLKTKYCTQKTAAVVLGTVTVLSCLKNMFWYFLYQSKYLLSNSPWFCVMAPAKGQSLAWAVTEFMHHILTPFIPFILILLLNALTVKNIIIANTARRRLRSRSSGESPMDPEMANRRKSMILLFVISGNFVLLWVVFMMCSILKRLEYFLWYMVTVSLPTFVQEIGFMLQLLSCCTNTFIYAVTQRKFRLELRNGVKYPFTMMVKLIR from the exons ATGTCTCTTAGTTTTCTGATAAAACTCAAAATTCTTTGGGCGCTTAATGATGTAGAAAGGATATACTTCCCCATCTTGGCTGCGGTTGGTGTCCCGA TTAACgtggtgacgattgtgatcctgtctcggggaaagtgcggtctctccaaaagtGTCACCTACTATCTGGtttccatggcagtggcggatcttttGGTCGTTATTCTCGATCTGATCCTAAGGCAGATtccaattgtttatcgggaacaattTGCTTTTCTGTATTACGTTAGAGTTTgtgatatccacgccgtcctgctttatgccgccacagactgttctgtctggtttaccgtcactttctcctttgatcgatttgtagccatttgttgtcagaagctgaaaacaaaatattgtaccCAGAAAACAGCCGCTGTGGTTctcggaacagtgactgtgctgagctgtttgaaaAATATGTTCTGGTACTTTCTGTATCAATCTAAATATCTACTTTCGAACAGTCCTTGGTTTTGCGTCATGGCACCAGCTAAAGGTCAGTCACTAGCCTGGGCTGTTACTGAATTCATGCATCATATTTTAACACCTTTTATTCCATTTATTTTGATTCTACTATTGAATGCACTGACGGTCAAAAACATTATCATCGCCAATACAGCCCGCAGGCGGCTCCGGAGTCGGAGCAGTGGGGAGAGTCCCATGGACCCAGAGATGGCGAACCGAAGAAAATCCATGATTTTACTGTTCGTTATATCGGGGAATTTCGTACTGTTATGGGTGGTGTTTATGATGTGCTCCATTTTGAAACGATTGGAATACTTTCTTTGGTACATGGTTACTGTTTCTCTGCCCACATTTGTTCAGGAAATAGGTTTCATGCTCCAGCTCTTGAGTTGTTGcacgaacacatttatttatgcagtgacccaaagAAAATTCAGACTGGAGTTGAGAAATGGAGTGAAATATCCTTTCACAATGATGGTCAAATTAATTCGATGA